A single genomic interval of Blastocatellia bacterium harbors:
- a CDS encoding GNAT family N-acetyltransferase translates to MAAIKQHVIGANLTVKRMTVKDVHRCWELDRRCFTDGEAYDLDTFHYLLTNPDAVTRKVEHQADMMIGFAIGMIEPGAVGHVISVAVAPEWRRRGIGTLLMAEIERDFIRRNATIARLEVRVANVIAQQLYLRLDYVITQQIPNYYSNGDDALVMVKSLPQRRSFWRLIY, encoded by the coding sequence ATGGCGGCAATCAAGCAACATGTGATCGGGGCAAATCTCACAGTCAAGCGGATGACCGTCAAAGATGTGCATCGGTGTTGGGAGTTAGACCGGCGCTGTTTCACCGACGGGGAAGCCTACGATCTGGATACGTTTCATTATTTGCTGACGAATCCTGACGCCGTGACCAGAAAAGTTGAGCACCAGGCTGACATGATGATCGGCTTTGCTATCGGCATGATCGAACCTGGCGCCGTCGGACACGTGATCTCGGTTGCTGTCGCCCCGGAATGGCGTCGCCGCGGTATTGGCACATTGTTAATGGCGGAAATCGAACGCGATTTCATCAGGCGGAATGCGACGATTGCCCGGCTAGAAGTCCGCGTAGCCAATGTGATTGCTCAGCAGCTTTATCTGCGGCTCGATTACGTCATCACCCAGCAGATTCCCAATTATTACTCCAACGGAGATGACGCACTCGTGATGGTCAAATCGCTACCTCAGCGTCGGTCATTCTGGCGATTGATATACTGA
- a CDS encoding dipeptidase, translated as MARRGLVVALYIILMNACSAGEPFATDHAALSETLMERARRVHQQAIVIDAHSDTTSIILDKGFDLGLRSDQGHMDLVRMKEGGLDAQFFSIYVAARYANKGAARRALDMIGALDRQLAKYQDKVALATSVADIRRLHVEGKIAALMGIEGGHAIEDSLDTLEMFYRKGIRYMTLTHSNTNNWADATGATPRWGGLNELGRQVVRRMNQLGMIVDVSHVSDETFWDVLEVSSAPVMASHSSCRALTPIPRNMSDEMIRALANKGGVIMINFGSAFVNARHAERATQVMSILRRKYGGDFSRWNEVERELNRKDPLPPATLEDIVAHIEHVVKLVGVDYVGLGSDFDGVPSLPQGMEDCTKLPSITYELLKRGYSEQDVMKILGENFLRVFQAVEQVAARSPQ; from the coding sequence ATGGCACGACGCGGTCTGGTTGTTGCTCTATACATCATTTTGATGAATGCATGCAGCGCCGGTGAGCCGTTCGCCACAGATCATGCCGCACTGTCGGAGACGCTGATGGAGCGAGCCCGGCGCGTTCACCAACAAGCGATTGTGATTGACGCGCATTCGGATACAACATCCATCATACTAGACAAGGGATTCGATCTGGGTCTTCGTTCAGACCAAGGCCACATGGACTTGGTTCGCATGAAAGAAGGGGGACTGGATGCTCAATTCTTCTCCATTTACGTGGCAGCGCGTTACGCCAACAAGGGCGCGGCGCGGCGCGCGCTGGACATGATCGGGGCGCTTGACCGTCAACTGGCCAAGTATCAGGACAAGGTCGCGCTGGCCACGTCTGTGGCTGATATTCGCCGGTTGCACGTGGAAGGAAAAATCGCGGCGCTCATGGGCATTGAAGGTGGGCATGCGATTGAAGACAGCCTGGACACGCTGGAGATGTTTTATCGAAAAGGAATTCGCTACATGACGCTGACTCACTCGAACACCAATAACTGGGCTGATGCTACAGGCGCGACACCGCGTTGGGGCGGCCTGAACGAGCTCGGACGCCAGGTCGTGCGTCGGATGAACCAGCTTGGCATGATCGTGGATGTCTCCCACGTTTCCGACGAAACGTTCTGGGACGTGTTGGAAGTTTCCAGCGCCCCTGTGATGGCTTCGCACTCCTCCTGTCGCGCGCTGACGCCGATTCCGCGTAACATGAGCGACGAGATGATTCGAGCATTGGCCAACAAAGGTGGCGTCATCATGATCAATTTTGGCTCCGCGTTTGTGAATGCGCGACATGCCGAGCGAGCCACTCAGGTGATGAGCATCCTCAGACGAAAGTATGGCGGCGATTTCTCACGCTGGAACGAAGTGGAGCGTGAATTAAACCGCAAGGACCCATTGCCGCCGGCTACGCTTGAGGATATTGTGGCGCACATCGAACATGTGGTGAAGCTCGTTGGCGTGGATTATGTAGGACTCGGCTCCGATTTCGATGGCGTGCCGAGTTTGCCGCAAGGCATGGAAGATTGCACGAAGCTACCTTCGATCACTTACGAACTACTCAAACGCGGCTACTCCGAGCAAGATGTGATGAAGATCCTGGGGGAGAACTTCCTGCGCGTGTTTCAAGCCGTTGAGCAAGTGGCCGCGCGGTCGCCGCAGTGA